One stretch of Candidatus Zixiibacteriota bacterium DNA includes these proteins:
- a CDS encoding M6 family metalloprotease domain-containing protein, giving the protein MIARYAIVGLVILTSMLLMVASAWSVAPTKEAIEKWKSEGILEEKLNRWKSFKEKGGCSPVEHSVFDKKDSRDRLATGVETIDTVKVICILVDFTDWPYTLGVAAEPYQFDSILFSDSNCDTCAYDNPTGSMTDFYMENSYGKFYVQGDIFGWYTMPETYAWYENGEDGIDGEARARDLAVHAVDMAHDSGADFSDYDFKGDGFCDGVIIIHAGRGAEEGVYGIWSHKSTLRTDCFYDGVLITNYTMNPEETGPNSISPIGVVCHEYGHFLGLPDLYDVDGGEVGSDGLGNWSLMARGNYLGASKKPAHMDAYCKAFVGFVEPIDVTANLDSVAFPAVEYNPVVYKVQYDPGEYWLIENRQKMGFDISLPGAGLLIYHVDLDAPPQNTTPSRYYVSLEQADGDNGLAYTEFNYGDAGDPFPGATHNREWHNFSLPNSRTNFDIVTELGLWEISDSDSMMYADIDGDEGYSRPWVELYGLSPLVLDDTQGGDGDDILEAGETIQFFCTVINRMRYSYNVRATLATDNPHVQFITQSVNFNTDLFAQERSNLIPIEFSLAADLISKIDSFYVTITTDSLESTPGSSEFSATFGFEAQVGSAQVLIVDDDRGESYETNIEDAFLALRVPAHTYEKAASGSPTAGDLLQYPIVFWITGDVDDNVLSTDDVAAMGTFLDNGNSLCLSTLSGIDNIETHNPAFLASYFHAEKVGNSFDPFLDGVSGTAFDNIIVRFRNGVPQLPSQCDLNSVGGGVNVLQSKWDTNKNFGVTFKGSFQTILLAFPLEYIDNDDGGGRYPVDSLLERSLQFFGGIASEVYDGQPFSSLPTSFELDQNFPNPFNPSTTISYTLRATGSIGERPNHTKLSVFNILGREVTTLVDKVQTPGQYQVEWDGNDRTGHRVGSGIYFYRLIRGDEAVTRKMVLVK; this is encoded by the coding sequence ATGATAGCGAGATATGCGATAGTTGGCTTAGTGATTCTGACTTCTATGCTTCTAATGGTAGCTTCGGCCTGGTCTGTGGCACCAACCAAAGAGGCTATCGAGAAATGGAAGAGCGAAGGGATCCTTGAGGAGAAACTCAACCGATGGAAATCGTTCAAGGAGAAGGGTGGCTGTTCTCCAGTCGAACATTCGGTGTTCGACAAGAAGGACAGTCGCGACAGATTAGCCACCGGGGTTGAGACTATCGACACCGTCAAAGTCATTTGTATTCTCGTTGATTTCACTGATTGGCCCTACACGCTGGGAGTTGCAGCGGAACCATACCAGTTTGATTCCATATTATTTTCAGACTCAAACTGTGATACTTGTGCCTATGATAATCCCACCGGTTCAATGACGGATTTCTATATGGAAAACTCATACGGCAAATTCTATGTCCAGGGAGATATCTTTGGATGGTACACAATGCCTGAGACTTATGCCTGGTATGAGAATGGCGAAGATGGCATTGATGGCGAGGCGCGGGCACGTGATCTGGCAGTGCACGCCGTAGATATGGCTCACGATTCCGGGGCTGATTTTTCCGACTATGACTTTAAAGGTGATGGTTTTTGCGACGGCGTAATTATCATTCATGCCGGACGTGGCGCCGAGGAAGGCGTCTATGGTATCTGGTCACACAAGTCAACTCTCCGAACTGATTGTTTCTATGATGGTGTGTTGATTACGAATTACACTATGAACCCCGAAGAGACTGGTCCGAATTCAATATCGCCAATTGGCGTTGTGTGTCACGAATATGGTCATTTTCTGGGCTTACCGGATCTTTATGATGTTGATGGGGGAGAAGTGGGTTCTGATGGTCTAGGCAACTGGTCATTGATGGCCCGCGGCAATTATCTGGGTGCTTCTAAAAAACCGGCGCACATGGATGCCTACTGTAAGGCTTTTGTGGGTTTTGTGGAACCGATTGATGTGACGGCCAATCTCGACTCGGTTGCGTTTCCGGCTGTCGAGTACAACCCGGTAGTATATAAGGTACAATATGATCCCGGTGAATACTGGTTGATAGAAAACCGACAGAAAATGGGATTTGATATTAGTCTTCCGGGTGCCGGTCTGCTCATTTATCACGTTGATCTGGATGCCCCACCTCAGAATACAACGCCGTCACGCTACTATGTTAGTCTTGAACAAGCCGACGGGGATAATGGTCTGGCTTACACAGAATTCAATTATGGAGATGCTGGTGACCCATTCCCCGGAGCAACACACAACCGCGAATGGCACAATTTTTCATTACCCAATAGCCGAACCAATTTCGACATAGTTACAGAATTGGGTCTGTGGGAGATCAGCGATTCTGATTCCATGATGTACGCCGATATTGACGGCGACGAAGGATACTCCCGTCCATGGGTGGAATTGTACGGTCTGTCTCCTCTGGTTCTGGATGATACCCAGGGGGGCGACGGCGACGATATTTTGGAAGCAGGGGAAACAATCCAGTTCTTCTGCACCGTTATCAATCGTATGCGGTACTCATACAATGTCCGGGCCACCCTCGCGACCGATAATCCGCATGTCCAGTTTATAACCCAATCGGTCAATTTTAACACCGATCTTTTCGCTCAGGAGAGGAGCAATCTCATACCGATTGAGTTTAGTCTTGCGGCCGATCTTATCTCTAAGATTGATTCGTTCTATGTAACGATCACTACCGATTCTCTGGAATCGACACCCGGGTCGTCGGAATTCTCGGCCACCTTTGGTTTTGAGGCACAGGTCGGTTCGGCGCAGGTGTTGATCGTTGATGACGATCGCGGTGAAAGTTATGAGACCAATATCGAAGATGCTTTTCTTGCTTTGCGTGTTCCTGCCCATACTTATGAGAAAGCGGCGAGTGGCTCTCCAACTGCCGGTGATCTATTGCAGTATCCTATTGTTTTCTGGATTACAGGCGATGTGGATGACAATGTTCTGAGCACAGACGACGTAGCCGCGATGGGAACGTTTCTGGATAATGGTAACAGCTTGTGCCTCTCTACCCTTTCCGGGATAGATAATATCGAGACACACAACCCGGCCTTCCTGGCAAGTTACTTCCATGCGGAGAAAGTAGGCAATTCCTTTGATCCTTTCCTTGACGGCGTGAGTGGTACGGCATTTGATAATATCATTGTTAGATTTCGTAATGGTGTTCCGCAATTGCCTTCGCAGTGTGATCTCAATTCTGTCGGGGGTGGGGTGAATGTCCTTCAATCAAAGTGGGATACCAATAAGAATTTTGGAGTTACTTTCAAGGGTAGTTTCCAAACTATCCTACTGGCATTTCCACTCGAGTACATAGACAATGATGATGGTGGTGGGAGATATCCGGTTGATAGCCTGCTAGAGCGGTCGCTACAGTTCTTCGGTGGTATTGCCAGTGAGGTCTACGATGGCCAGCCGTTCTCATCTTTGCCGACTAGCTTCGAATTGGATCAGAACTTCCCCAATCCGTTCAATCCAAGCACTACCATATCATATACACTTCGAGCCACAGGCAGTATCGGTGAGCGACCGAACCACACGAAGCTCAGCGTCTTCAATATTTTGGGCCGTGAAGTAACCACGTTGGTGGACAAGGTTCAGACCCCCGGCCAATATCAAGTCGAGTGGGATGGTAATGATCGTACTGGTCACAGAGTTGGTTCGGGTATCTATTTCTATCGTCTGATCCGTGGCGACGAGGCCGTGACCAGGAAAATGGTCCTCGTGAAGTAA
- the truA gene encoding tRNA pseudouridine(38-40) synthase TruA: MADRNIRLVIEYSGTGYAGWQIQAVERTIQGELTEAILRTTGKKVKLTGAGRTDAGVHALGQVANFRIDHNIEPERYRDALNYYLADDIRVKKSVEVPLDFNARRDALWKRYRYLIGNERSALHRQLRWEYVRDLDYARLQKAAELVTGEHDFSAFCVVASLKEDNRCLIHVARWRKIGPLLVFEVRGNRFLHNMVRILVGAMVNLATVYPDNHRENLTLEGFADILHTPTAQRVVFTAPPQGLYLVTVKY; encoded by the coding sequence ATGGCTGATAGAAACATCAGACTGGTGATCGAGTATTCTGGTACCGGCTATGCGGGTTGGCAGATTCAGGCCGTAGAGCGCACGATTCAGGGAGAGCTAACCGAAGCTATTTTACGTACGACTGGCAAGAAGGTGAAGTTGACTGGTGCTGGCCGCACCGATGCCGGCGTGCACGCACTCGGCCAGGTAGCTAATTTTCGAATTGACCACAATATTGAACCGGAACGTTATCGGGACGCCCTCAACTACTACCTCGCGGACGATATTCGCGTAAAAAAGTCAGTGGAAGTACCCTTGGATTTCAATGCTCGACGAGATGCTCTCTGGAAGCGCTATCGATACTTGATTGGAAATGAGAGATCGGCACTTCACCGCCAGCTGCGCTGGGAGTATGTTCGGGATTTGGATTATGCCAGGCTACAAAAGGCGGCTGAACTGGTAACAGGTGAGCATGATTTTTCGGCCTTCTGTGTAGTGGCTTCGCTTAAGGAGGACAACCGTTGTCTGATTCATGTGGCCAGGTGGAGAAAGATTGGGCCTCTGCTGGTTTTTGAAGTGCGGGGTAACCGCTTTCTGCACAACATGGTAAGGATTCTGGTAGGGGCTATGGTTAATCTGGCTACAGTATATCCGGACAATCATCGGGAGAACTTGACTTTAGAAGGCTTTGCGGATATTTTGCACACTCCGACAGCTCAGCGCGTAGTTTTCACCGCGCCGCCACAAGGGTTGTACCTGGTGACGGTTAAGTATTGA
- a CDS encoding transcriptional repressor — MRGFKMTPQRELIFRAFFEIKEHVSVDQLYDVVRKQDPSIGYSTVWRNLKLICKIGLAQEVILGDGITRYDRVTEVPHGHLFCIGCKKLTEFNVDQIVGLLAHAAGTENFWPESFKIEIHGFCDECRVLNEERQSIEQTPDRTAVTLDGRADTIRD, encoded by the coding sequence ATGAGAGGTTTCAAGATGACTCCGCAGAGGGAGTTGATCTTTCGTGCTTTCTTTGAAATCAAAGAGCATGTTTCGGTAGACCAGCTTTATGATGTGGTTCGCAAACAGGATCCATCAATCGGATACAGCACTGTCTGGCGCAATCTCAAACTGATCTGCAAGATTGGCCTCGCCCAGGAAGTCATCCTTGGGGATGGGATCACCCGGTATGATCGGGTGACGGAAGTGCCGCACGGTCACCTGTTTTGTATCGGATGTAAAAAATTGACGGAGTTCAATGTAGACCAGATCGTAGGTCTTTTGGCACATGCGGCCGGAACTGAGAACTTCTGGCCCGAGTCTTTCAAAATAGAGATTCACGGTTTCTGTGATGAGTGCCGCGTCCTTAACGAGGAGCGCCAATCGATTGAGCAGACTCCAGATCGAACGGCAGTTACGTTGGACGGTAGAGCCGACACCATACGGGATTGA
- a CDS encoding S8 family peptidase: MKQYLHHTIALITVLLIVACLTPTAGAKALTLSPGLNQLVFDAKGSPDSLIDVVVFLDGSYLTEEIIQSERAGLTRHELIKKVTSTLRAYQSPHADLVRRFLQTHSQRSVTEYWIVPALSARLPLSRLESLALMTGLELVVEDAALSFDEPIEVKNSPEFSTSSVASHLELLNVPSLWARGLTGTGRLVCSFDTGVDQVHPALAPKWRGNHAELSATWFSKVSPDTNPTDKIGHGTHTMGIMVGSVDADSFGVAPDAEWISAGVIDQGRDLATTLSDIIEAFQWALDPDGDSTTTDDVPDVILNSWGIPKGLFVPCDLTFATVISNVEAAGIVTIFAAGNEGPEPASLRNPADMALSPLTSFAVGAVDNNSQIAGFSSRGPSSCDENEIKPEVVAPGVSVRSSSKDGEYKVLSGTSMAAPFIAGLVALMRQHNPDATVTEIKNALIASAIDLGPAGEDNAYGHGLVDASVLIDYLPLPSLPGGTFATHATVQMEMTISDFAQYGLAPGSIYDVEGDGFRVQGSDNLLYEAGIMIAYENTSMSSSVRDSLGQYAPSEFTPVAKLSEEYTGSLDGVHRVAVYADEDKADPIVVRQETISYPNIDDNGLLIFRYYLVNNTSDDVHGLSFGLLVDYDLTSGSDQVAWDLETELLHQYAASGPRVGLVGLSNLVSFRALDNGAGKTGFTDSELSQLIASPAYTGVDESTSGDWLFVTGSGILSVPAYDSIEIALALVGSNTHEGLLANANVARELYGVSTSITDPQDDVLPSDFVLHQNYPNPFNPTTNIAFDLSTSGRISLEVYNLLGRHVKTIYNGPIEAGWHRFEWDATDERNESVATGVYFYRLTTPSHTETRKMLLLK, from the coding sequence ATGAAGCAGTATTTGCACCATACTATAGCGTTGATTACGGTTCTCTTGATTGTAGCATGCCTGACCCCGACAGCCGGGGCAAAGGCTCTGACTCTATCTCCCGGGCTCAATCAGTTGGTTTTTGATGCTAAGGGTTCTCCTGACAGCCTGATCGACGTAGTGGTGTTTCTGGATGGAAGTTACCTTACCGAGGAAATCATTCAGTCAGAAAGAGCTGGTCTCACCCGTCATGAACTCATCAAGAAGGTTACATCGACACTGCGTGCTTATCAGTCACCTCATGCTGACTTGGTGCGACGTTTCCTCCAGACCCACTCTCAACGTTCGGTGACGGAATACTGGATCGTTCCGGCTTTGTCGGCAAGACTCCCACTCTCTCGCCTGGAGTCATTGGCTCTTATGACCGGTCTGGAACTGGTAGTCGAGGATGCCGCGCTCAGTTTCGATGAGCCGATTGAAGTGAAGAATTCTCCGGAATTCTCGACCTCATCAGTGGCCAGCCACCTTGAGCTTCTCAATGTTCCCTCGTTATGGGCGCGCGGATTGACTGGAACGGGTCGGTTGGTCTGTTCTTTTGATACCGGAGTTGATCAGGTTCATCCCGCCCTGGCTCCCAAATGGCGCGGCAACCATGCCGAACTTTCTGCTACCTGGTTTTCCAAAGTGAGTCCAGATACCAATCCTACCGACAAAATCGGTCACGGCACCCACACGATGGGTATTATGGTCGGTTCTGTTGATGCGGATTCGTTCGGAGTGGCTCCTGATGCTGAGTGGATTAGTGCCGGTGTCATCGACCAGGGACGGGATCTGGCGACGACACTTTCCGACATCATTGAAGCTTTCCAGTGGGCACTTGATCCGGATGGTGACTCAACGACTACCGACGACGTCCCCGATGTTATTCTTAACAGTTGGGGAATCCCGAAAGGACTTTTCGTCCCCTGTGATCTGACCTTTGCCACAGTAATCAGCAATGTCGAGGCAGCTGGAATTGTAACCATCTTTGCGGCCGGTAACGAAGGTCCCGAGCCTGCTTCACTGCGCAATCCGGCCGACATGGCTCTTTCTCCGCTGACTTCATTTGCGGTCGGGGCGGTTGATAATAATTCCCAGATCGCTGGTTTCTCCAGCCGGGGTCCGTCTTCGTGTGATGAAAACGAAATCAAGCCCGAGGTAGTCGCTCCCGGCGTATCGGTCCGTTCCTCGAGCAAGGATGGAGAGTACAAGGTGTTGAGTGGTACTTCTATGGCGGCTCCGTTCATTGCCGGCCTTGTCGCCCTCATGCGCCAGCACAATCCGGATGCCACTGTCACGGAGATCAAAAATGCCCTGATAGCGTCCGCCATTGATCTTGGACCGGCCGGCGAAGATAATGCCTATGGGCATGGTCTGGTTGATGCCTCGGTCCTGATTGATTATCTACCGTTACCGAGTCTACCTGGTGGTACTTTTGCTACGCATGCAACGGTTCAGATGGAGATGACAATATCTGATTTCGCTCAATATGGACTCGCCCCCGGTTCGATCTACGATGTTGAAGGTGACGGATTTCGAGTTCAAGGCAGTGATAATCTGCTTTACGAAGCGGGTATCATGATCGCCTATGAAAATACTTCAATGTCCAGCTCAGTCCGAGACAGTCTGGGACAGTACGCACCTTCCGAGTTCACCCCGGTAGCGAAGCTCTCAGAAGAATACACCGGTTCTTTGGACGGTGTTCACCGTGTGGCTGTTTACGCCGACGAAGACAAGGCCGATCCGATAGTGGTTCGTCAGGAAACAATCAGCTATCCAAATATTGATGACAACGGCCTCCTGATTTTTAGATACTATCTTGTCAACAACACCAGTGACGATGTTCACGGACTGAGCTTTGGGTTGTTGGTTGATTACGATCTTACATCCGGAAGTGATCAGGTTGCCTGGGATCTCGAAACTGAACTTCTGCACCAGTATGCAGCAAGTGGCCCGAGAGTTGGTCTGGTAGGACTGAGCAATCTGGTTTCATTCAGAGCTCTCGATAATGGAGCTGGCAAGACCGGTTTCACTGATTCCGAACTCAGCCAACTTATTGCATCTCCCGCGTACACTGGGGTTGATGAAAGCACTTCAGGCGACTGGTTGTTTGTGACCGGGTCGGGCATACTGAGCGTTCCGGCCTACGACTCGATAGAAATTGCGCTGGCTTTGGTCGGCTCCAACACTCATGAGGGTCTTTTGGCTAATGCTAACGTGGCGCGCGAACTATATGGTGTCAGCACCAGCATTACCGATCCGCAGGATGATGTTCTGCCCAGTGATTTCGTGCTGCATCAGAACTATCCCAATCCGTTCAACCCAACCACCAATATTGCCTTTGACTTGAGCACCTCTGGCAGGATCAGCCTCGAAGTCTACAATTTGCTGGGACGTCATGTGAAAACAATCTATAATGGTCCTATTGAGGCTGGGTGGCATCGGTTTGAATGGGACGCCACTGACGAACGGAACGAGTCGGTCGCTACCGGCGTATATTTCTACCGGTTGACCACTCCGTCGCACACCGAAACGAGAAAGATGTTGTTGTTGAAATGA
- a CDS encoding energy-coupling factor transporter transmembrane protein EcfT: MFETAPILLGQYRPHDSYLHRLDARAKMLPVTVVLVLALLTSSFIFHIAILSILLIGLLRSGVAPSKLMANFRPILILAVITSLYHLVFSGIGTPVLWNLYGFELTEGAVRMAGFFSLRLILFVSFAFLVTLTSSPSELANAFARVLSPLRRLRIPVQDLALILFMAIRFIPVLYQEFETIRNAQIIRGVRFTGSIFNRIRKTVCIIIPVFVAALQRADELALAIEARGYRGEVLRTVYSQLKFGKREWVFVTGSTVIVVALFVVTG, translated from the coding sequence ATGTTTGAAACGGCACCAATTCTACTGGGACAGTATCGCCCACATGATTCCTATCTTCACCGACTCGATGCTCGAGCCAAGATGTTGCCGGTGACAGTGGTCCTGGTATTGGCTCTATTGACATCCTCATTCATTTTTCACATCGCTATCTTGAGTATCCTGCTTATAGGCCTGCTCCGATCAGGTGTGGCGCCATCAAAGTTGATGGCCAATTTTCGACCGATTCTGATCCTGGCGGTGATTACTTCGTTGTACCATCTGGTTTTCTCAGGCATAGGAACCCCGGTACTTTGGAACCTGTACGGCTTCGAGCTTACCGAGGGGGCAGTCAGGATGGCTGGCTTCTTTTCACTCCGTTTGATTCTGTTCGTGTCGTTTGCCTTTTTGGTGACCCTTACAAGTTCACCTTCAGAGCTGGCTAATGCTTTTGCCCGGGTTTTGTCGCCGTTGCGCCGTCTGCGTATTCCTGTCCAGGACCTGGCTTTGATCCTGTTTATGGCCATTAGATTTATTCCCGTTCTCTACCAGGAGTTTGAGACTATTCGCAATGCCCAGATCATTCGCGGGGTGCGCTTTACGGGATCGATATTCAATCGTATCAGGAAAACAGTGTGCATAATCATCCCGGTGTTTGTGGCCGCCTTGCAGCGAGCTGACGAACTGGCGCTTGCAATCGAAGCTCGGGGCTACCGAGGTGAGGTACTGCGTACCGTTTATTCCCAATTAAAGTTCGGGAAACGCGAATGGGTGTTTGTAACTGGGAGTACGGTAATTGTGGTCGCGCTTTTTGTGGTGACAGGCTGA
- the feoB gene encoding ferrous iron transport protein B, translating into MSHRSTTGSAAHMATVAICGNPNCGKTTIFNAITGLSQRVANYPGVTVERVSGRFSAGPDEKRTFTLVDIPGTYSLSAFSPDEEVAISALIGQLRDTPAPDGIICVLDATNLERSLAFLFQVLEIERPTVVAVNMIDLAKRRGLQIDFEELSQALGGIPVVPVIGNRRMGIDALKAAAAELPNLEPVSPGEIYGPEVEQLIGSLQKDSEDGYHSRAERLRVIFDADSPAEERFLAEEPDVGDTLREGRRRIREAHGSLSLVEKEAVSTKSAVLFRRVVTVVKPGRISNSERIDMVLLHSIMGPILLALIMMVVFQSIFSWSEPIMNLIDSFFGTLASHVKTMMAPGPLQSLLTDGVIGGVGSVLVFIPQIVILFLFISILEDSGYMSRAAFLVDRLFRWCGLSGKSFIPMLSSFACTVPGILATRTIEDRKLRFITILVAPLMTCSARLPVYAIMIAAFVPYRVYFGVLNLQGIVLTALYLLGIVAAIVVSYVLKRIVFKTERGTFLMELPSYKVPLLRSVVVRVINRAKSFVLRAGTVILAITIIIWALSYFPHDDAITGEYTLQAETARQETDETVAIYVAQLNDSKESVPVEQQETLGHIRERFAFVNDIAELSVVRSEMDRQYEDMLSPISAVYEIRRQELTLGVTLNELRNAEAGAHLRNSYFAGIGKTLEPIFLPLGWDWKITMATLAAFPAREVIIATIGTIYNLGSEDGGELSLIDKMRQARWEDGPRRGQLVFSPAVALSIMVFFALSLQCGATIVTIRRETGSWWYASGTFAYMTVLAYLAAFSVYQLSRWMWG; encoded by the coding sequence ATGTCCCATCGAAGTACCACAGGCAGTGCCGCACACATGGCTACTGTTGCTATTTGTGGTAATCCCAACTGCGGTAAGACGACGATTTTTAATGCCATCACCGGACTCAGTCAACGCGTCGCCAACTACCCCGGCGTAACAGTTGAAAGAGTATCCGGTCGGTTCTCGGCTGGTCCCGATGAAAAGCGGACCTTCACGCTGGTTGATATTCCAGGTACATATTCCCTGTCGGCCTTTTCTCCAGACGAGGAAGTGGCTATTTCGGCTTTGATTGGTCAGCTAAGAGATACCCCAGCACCGGACGGAATAATCTGTGTCCTCGACGCAACTAATCTAGAGCGTAGCCTCGCATTTCTGTTTCAGGTGCTTGAGATAGAACGTCCCACGGTAGTTGCGGTAAACATGATTGATCTGGCTAAGAGACGGGGACTGCAAATTGATTTTGAGGAGTTGTCGCAAGCTCTCGGTGGAATCCCGGTAGTGCCGGTGATAGGCAATCGTCGTATGGGTATTGATGCCCTGAAAGCAGCCGCAGCCGAGTTACCGAATCTGGAGCCGGTCTCACCGGGGGAGATTTATGGTCCTGAGGTGGAACAGTTGATTGGTTCACTTCAGAAGGATTCTGAAGATGGATATCATAGTCGGGCGGAGCGTCTGCGAGTTATATTTGATGCTGACTCACCGGCCGAGGAGCGTTTCCTGGCGGAGGAGCCAGACGTAGGAGATACTCTTCGGGAAGGTCGTCGTCGTATTCGTGAGGCACACGGTTCCCTGTCTCTGGTCGAGAAGGAGGCGGTCAGCACCAAGTCGGCAGTATTGTTTCGTCGGGTTGTGACGGTCGTGAAACCGGGAAGGATCTCCAACTCTGAGCGCATCGACATGGTTCTTCTGCATTCAATAATGGGACCAATCCTGCTGGCCCTGATCATGATGGTTGTTTTCCAGTCGATCTTCAGTTGGTCCGAACCGATAATGAATCTCATTGATAGTTTCTTTGGCACATTGGCTTCGCATGTAAAAACAATGATGGCTCCCGGTCCATTGCAATCGTTACTGACCGATGGCGTGATTGGCGGAGTCGGTTCGGTCCTGGTGTTTATCCCGCAGATTGTTATTCTCTTTCTCTTTATCTCTATTCTGGAAGACTCTGGCTACATGTCGCGAGCGGCATTTTTAGTGGATCGACTTTTTCGCTGGTGTGGATTATCTGGAAAATCATTCATCCCTATGCTCTCATCATTTGCTTGTACTGTCCCCGGTATTCTTGCTACCCGGACTATTGAGGACAGGAAACTACGCTTCATTACGATCTTAGTAGCGCCGTTGATGACCTGCTCAGCGCGGTTACCGGTCTATGCGATCATGATTGCCGCTTTCGTGCCTTACCGTGTGTACTTTGGTGTCCTAAACCTACAGGGCATTGTGCTAACCGCTCTATACCTGTTAGGGATCGTGGCTGCTATTGTTGTTTCGTACGTGTTGAAGCGAATAGTATTCAAGACTGAGCGGGGGACATTCCTGATGGAGTTGCCCTCGTACAAGGTGCCTTTGCTTCGTTCGGTGGTGGTTCGGGTAATCAATCGTGCAAAGTCCTTTGTGCTACGGGCAGGAACGGTGATTCTGGCGATAACGATCATCATCTGGGCGTTGAGCTATTTTCCCCATGACGATGCCATCACTGGGGAATATACGCTGCAGGCCGAGACGGCCAGGCAGGAGACGGATGAGACGGTTGCGATCTATGTCGCCCAGCTCAACGATTCTAAGGAATCTGTTCCCGTCGAACAGCAAGAGACATTGGGACATATCAGAGAGCGTTTCGCTTTCGTCAACGATATTGCTGAACTGAGCGTGGTCCGGTCTGAGATGGACAGGCAATACGAAGATATGCTTAGTCCGATCTCGGCTGTCTATGAAATCCGACGGCAGGAGTTGACTCTGGGGGTTACCCTGAATGAACTGAGAAATGCTGAGGCTGGCGCTCACTTGCGGAACTCCTATTTCGCCGGCATTGGAAAGACCCTCGAACCTATTTTCCTACCGCTGGGGTGGGATTGGAAGATCACTATGGCCACGCTGGCCGCTTTTCCTGCGCGAGAAGTGATTATTGCCACTATTGGAACGATCTACAATTTGGGTTCTGAAGATGGCGGCGAATTATCACTAATTGACAAAATGCGCCAGGCTCGTTGGGAGGATGGGCCTCGTCGCGGTCAGTTGGTCTTTTCTCCGGCGGTAGCCCTGTCAATAATGGTGTTCTTCGCTCTTAGCCTACAATGTGGTGCAACAATAGTGACGATCCGGCGTGAGACCGGCTCATGGTGGTATGCTTCAGGTACATTTGCTTATATGACAGTGCTGGCCTACTTGGCTGCTTTCAGTGTCTATCAACTCTCAAGATGGATGTGGGGGTAA
- a CDS encoding ferrous iron transport protein A produces MTYLNMMVPGQKGRVVGFSDDTKLVRRLYELGIQPGRSIVYLRNAPFSDPLEVRVGSNLITLRKTEASLVAVELDE; encoded by the coding sequence ATGACGTATCTGAATATGATGGTTCCCGGTCAAAAAGGTCGGGTAGTGGGGTTCTCCGACGACACCAAATTGGTCCGCCGACTATACGAGCTTGGGATTCAGCCGGGACGATCTATTGTCTATCTCCGCAATGCTCCTTTCAGTGATCCTCTCGAAGTTCGAGTTGGTTCCAACCTGATTACGCTACGCAAGACGGAAGCGTCTCTCGTGGCAGTTGAGTTGGACGAGTAG
- the fsa gene encoding fructose-6-phosphate aldolase, with product MKFFIDTANIEQIKSAAAMGVLDGVTTNPSLAAKETAPYKDLLVDICKIVPGPVSAEVLATDYDGMMKEAAELAKIADNIVVKIPTILEGLRAIKSLSSDGIKTNATLVFSPSQALLVAKAGATFVSPFIGRLDDVSQSGMDLIDQIVTIYSNFLFETEVLVASVRHPMHVVESAMLGADVVTMPYDVIAKLIKHPLTDIGLAKFLEDYKKAGK from the coding sequence ATGAAGTTCTTTATTGATACTGCCAATATCGAGCAGATCAAATCGGCCGCCGCTATGGGCGTTCTCGATGGTGTTACCACTAACCCCTCTCTGGCCGCCAAGGAGACAGCGCCTTATAAAGACCTGCTGGTTGACATTTGTAAGATCGTTCCCGGTCCGGTCTCGGCCGAAGTTCTCGCCACCGACTACGATGGAATGATGAAAGAAGCGGCTGAGTTGGCTAAGATCGCTGACAACATTGTGGTCAAGATACCCACGATTCTGGAAGGTTTACGAGCTATCAAATCTCTCAGTAGCGACGGTATCAAGACAAACGCCACCCTTGTCTTCTCGCCATCCCAGGCATTATTGGTAGCCAAGGCCGGAGCGACTTTTGTTTCCCCGTTTATTGGCCGTCTGGATGACGTGTCGCAGAGCGGCATGGATCTGATTGATCAAATCGTCACGATCTACTCGAATTTCCTTTTTGAAACCGAAGTGCTGGTGGCTTCGGTACGGCATCCTATGCATGTAGTCGAATCGGCCATGCTTGGTGCGGATGTTGTTACCATGCCTTACGATGTCATCGCCAAACTGATCAAGCATCCTCTGACAGATATCGGTCTGGCCAAGTTCCTCGAAGATTATAAGAAGGCCGGCAAGTAG